In Neomonachus schauinslandi chromosome 8, ASM220157v2, whole genome shotgun sequence, the genomic stretch AACATAGGGGATCTGGAAGCCACGAGCGCTGTTGGCCTCGCTTGTCTTAAAGTTGATCCAAAGCTTCCTGGAGCGGGCCGTGAAAGCAATGGGCCGCTCGTAGGTCTGGCAGGTCTCATAGGTAGTAATggaggatggggaggctgggaaggcaAGCAGCAGGTCAGGAGAGCAGCAGGGCAGGCTACCCAAGCCCTCATGGAGGAGGGCCGTGGGGAGAAGGAGTCATGCTGACAGAGGCTCTCCCCTGTGCAtgtacctcccccacccccagcataaacatatcctctcccactgccctctgcTTGTTCCACAACTCCTCTTTGATGTCCGGGCACTCACAGAGTGTAAGAAATTTGACATTTAAATGAATGGAACAGCAAAAATGCTAGAACAGGAAAGTGACATGTGTAACACTATTGGAGTTCTAATCCCAATGCTGGCTTTCTTAACTCTGCTCTCCACCCAACATAGAGCATTCATTGCTGTTTTCCTTTGTTAGCCTCTCTCGTCCCAAGGCCTCCCTTCTCACTGCCCCAGTTCTTCCTGTacccatcttctctctctctctctctctccctcccaaccAGATTTGCCCTTCCTTGGCCCAGCTCTGCAGCCACCCACAGTTCTTTCTCATGACGAGGACGTCCCCACACTCATCCTCAGATGGCAGGAAGATCTCGGGTACCACGATAAGGATCTTGCGCTTGGGTGGGGGGTTGATGTTCCAGATGCACTCCACGCCAGCTGGGTAGTTGCCTGGGTAGTTGGGGGACTCGATATAGCCAGTGAACTCACCCAGCTCCCCACCACACTGGCGATCTGTATGCAAACCCAGGtgcaagaaagagagcaagaaagagaagggaagtcaACAGGGAAATGGGTTAGGGATATTGAAGCGTTTTGAAGTGGAAATCAGACACATGTAGATAGCCGCCTTCCTCGTTCATCATCTCTTCTCCAAGTTCTGGGTccaccttccttcccaccctttTAGTACCTTCTCAtctcacttcacctctctgtctcCCCACTACCTGTGTCCAGGGAGAGAGTGCCATGGGGCCCAGTCCAGCAACGGTCTTGGGATTGAGTGGGTtgggagaggtggagggtgggACTTTCGTGCCCACCCACTCCCTAGCCTTGCTCCCTGTGGGTTTACTTatcccacccccaacctcttcTCATGGCCATTGTTCCCAGGCCTCTCTACGCCCTTTTCCACCGCCTGGCCTGCCACATACTCTTGCACTGGGCCACGCTGGTGGAGCCATCAAAGTCAGTGCTTGTGTTTCCTGGACAGCGGGTGCAGAAGTTCTGACGGAAGTCAGGCTGATAGGAGCCCATGGCACAGCGGATACAGCGATGGATGCTGGTGTTGTAGTAGTGACCAGGGGAGCACTGGACTGCAGGCAAAGGGGAAAGgtaggagttaagatggcaggcAAGTGGGAGTTCTGGGGCATGGGATGAGCAGGACATATTCATCATGGAGAAGCAGGGGACTGAAGATACCCAAGTTCCTTCCAAAGTCCCAACCTTTCCTAGTCATGCCAGAATTTAAGCCTAGGGAAAAACGAACTTGACAGACTGGTCGGCTACTGTGCCAGTCCTTTTCTTTCAGGCACTGAGCATCGTGCCAAACCTATAGAAACTTATTTGTAGTATTGAGGGGAATATGCTACCCGTTCTCCAAAGCAGAGGAGTAAATAAGACTGTTATTTATTTCCTAATTCCTGGACTTGGGACTGGTGAGGGTCAGGATGTGTCCTCTGAGCAGGACGGTATGGTTGGTCAGGCAGCTGGGCCCTTCCCAGTCTGGGGAAGATGGTGGGGCAACATACTTAGGTTTACTCTGGGGACTTGGAGAGTTTTTGGAAGTAGTTCAAGCTGGGGAGTCTCCAAGTGAGTAGCCCATTCACCTTTGGTGTCACAGTCTTGGAAGGAGATGGCCCCCTCATGCTTGGTGGTGAGGCCCCCACCACATGGGAAGCACAAGGTCCGTCCTGCTTCAGGTTGGTAGGTGCCCCGTGGACATGGCTGGCAGGGCTTGAACCCGTCTACAGAGTATTGGCCAGGTGAGCACTGACCTGCAATGAATCAAGGGCCCAACTCTGATGGGGATGGTCCTGGTCATTCCCACGGATTACCCAGTCTCAGGGACAGAGGCACACAAACAGGATGTTGACGAGGAGAGTGGTCTGGAGCCCGGGCCTGCCCTTGGGAAATCCCATGCCCGTGGGTGTCCCAGTGCCCGCCCTACCCCACTCTGTATTGTTTGTTCCCCTGGCACCTGCACATGTGGTGACGTTGGTGGCTCCGAGAGGCCCGTGGGCATCACTCCCAGGGCAAAGGTCGCAGGAGAgctgcccttctctctcctggAAGGTGCCTGCTGGGCATGGCACACACTGCTCCGTCTGGCCGTGGTAATACGTTCCCTGCGGGCAGCTGACTGAGGGAGAGTCGGCCGCGctagccaccccccccccccccccccctacttcccctcccccccgcccgggggtcccccccccccccccccccccccccccccccccacagattCAAGGAGAATCTCTGTCTGGGAAGAGACAGAATCCTGCTTGGGAAGACCAGGGGCCAAAGCCACGTACAGGAGGGTTGGTGGTCCCTCTAGACATGATATCCCTCTAGATTTCAGCCTGGGACCAGGGAGAGGAGGATGATAGGCAGGAGGGTCTTGGCTGCCTCACAATTTGAGGTACAACTGAGGCCATAAAGTGTCCTGCTCTGAGTCAGGCCCAAGTTGGGCCATCCCCACTCCCCTGTTCCCCTTTTCCCCAGCAAGCTCCCTTACCACACTTAGCCCCAGCACGGTGCTGCCCAGGCCTACAGGTCTCCACCAGCTCTGCTCgctccccagctcctgggcccGGCTTGTGGGCCAGTTCATAATCAAGGCCTGCCAGGCGCAGCAGGAAGCGGTCCTGGTTGATGGACTTTCTAAGCATCTTCAGGGACCCTTTCAGCCGCCGTTCCATTCGCTGTCGGAGGCAGGGGAGTCCACAGGCAGCTGGTGGTGGATGATGGTATgagtcagggaaggaagagaaagtggctatgagcaggagggcagggagcaaAGCTAGGAGCTAGGAGGGGCATAGTAAGAGACTGGCTCCTGGCTTTGGTGTTAGGCGGGGTCTGCCCTTAGTACAGGCGTTGCCCCTTCCTTTTGCTGCTGAGACCTGCGGTTTCCCCACCTCTGACCCCTTGCTTTCCACCCTCCTCCCAGCAGTGCCCCCAGTCCCACCTGTGGTTTCTTCGGCTCTGACCTCTGCCTCCAGTTCCAGGGTGAGCCGAGTGACTTCCTTGCCTGGAGGGGTCCGGGCCCGCCGGCCCTTGCCCTTCCGAGAGGAGTCACACTTGAGGTGGATGAAGGTGACCTGGCAGTCAGAGCAGGGGGCACCACCTGGGGGAGAGGACTTGTCAACCCCAGGGGCAGAGAAAGTTCTTGCTCCCAGCTCTCACTGTTCCACCCCAAGCCAGCCAGACCTCACCAGATCTCCGCAGCTATCTCAGTTCGCTTTTAATGTAGGATACCAATTATTTGGTCGGGGGATATCCCAGGACTTCCTTGGGCCCTGTGCCTGCAAgagcctcttcccctgctctgtCCAGAGTTCAGGACGCCAGCGGGTTTTTGGAGATCTCGCTAAGCAGAGGAGTGGAGCGGTGGGAAGGGTGTGGTGGCCAGACAACCCAGTGGGGTGGGGGCCCCAGTCCAGACCTTGCCCCAGGATCCTGCTGGCCTCCtccattttgcctttgtttcgCAGGTGCAGGCGGCACTTGGCATCCTTGATCTTGAAGGAGGCCCGCTGTTTAACCGATAGCACTGCAGCCTCTAGGGGGATGGTAGAAGCTCAGCACAGCCTGGGGGCCCCGTGGGGGTGGGAACTGCTGTGGAGGGTATCGAGAAGCTGGGCAATAAGCCAGGGGCTTGGCTGGAGAAGGATTATGAAAGCCAGGGGAGTCAGatgttaggggcagagggagcaaggcAGAAGGGCTGAAGAATGACAAAGCAAGGAAGGGGATCCAGGATAAAATAAGGCCAGGAGGAGTAATGAAGAGAAATAGGGGTTACTAAGCAAGAGAGTAAGGTGGGAACAAGGCCTCTGGGCTGGTGCTCACCATGGCAGTGGTTGGAGTTTGTGCTGTTCCCGGTGTGGCCAGCTCGGGCTGGagtggccctggggctgggggtgccaCAGCTCACCGTGAAGCCATTCTCAGACTCTGAGAGAAGGGGGCTGTCACAGCTCTGACCACCCCCCCAACACCCACTGGGTGGAGTAATGCATCAGAAGCAGAAGAGCTCCCTGCACAGCTGGCCTTTCCTCCCTGCCAGCCCTACAGCAACCGCCTCTGTGTACCTGGCGAAAACCGGGCCCGGGAGGGGCAGGTCAGGGCACAGGTGTCCTTCTTGCCAGACCGGTTGCAGCTGAGCATGGCTTTCGAGGCACCAGGACTGCTTTGACATTTTACCGGCTctaggaaggggagagggaccGGAGGAAGAGAgggccttcctcccccaccctcctccgcCGTTCGCTCATTTGGAGGAAGAGAACTGTGATTGTAAACCGAGACCGATGAGGGGATTCTTTACCAGAAACTTCATGTCTCTAACTCAGATGACTACATTCTGCTCCCCTACTACTTCGCAGCTTCCTCAGCGTGGAAGGACCCCACTTACAGGACCCcaatttccacccccccccaaaagtgcAGTGCCGGCTCTGGCCAGCAGAGGGTGCTGCCCACCTGTGCAATCTTTGCCGTTCCAGTGCAGCCGGCCCTGGCCCGCGGGGCAGGTACACTGGTAGCTGCCCGGAGTGTTGATGCAGCCGAAGCGGCAACCTCCGCGGTTGATGCTGCACTCATCCACATCTGGGGGAAGGAGTAGGGAGATACCAACAATGGTGGGGGCGGAGTAGGAGCCACGGAGTGGGCAGTGAGTGAGGACCTTTGGTTAGAGTCCCAGGCACTCCGAGACGACTACTGGCTTGAGGAAACTCAAGCCTAGGACCTCCCTCCCTTATCTCTGCCCCCAGCCAAAGAACAACCGACTGAAAAGGGGCCTGGCTGACAAGGTTTTTAAAGCCTTCCACTCCTTCCTGCCACTGGGACTGCAATTTGGAAGTTGCGGATGGGAGTCAAGAGGCAGCGATGGGATGGGAGATAGAAATTATGGCAGCAGAATGCTGTTCCCCGATCTCATCTCCTAGTTGTCTTAGTATCTCCCGGGTCATCGTGATGGATGCAGACATGGCACATGCACCTGGGGACTGCCCACAGCCACAAGCCAACTCAGGAACTTGTTCAGCGGAAGGGTGTGGAGGTGAGAGGGGCCGGGTGGTGGAGGGTGTGAATTTGCTAGCTTACCCCCACAGTGGGTGACACCATACAGCAGGTAGCCATGATGGCAGAGGCACTGGAAACTTCCCGGTGTGTTGACACATATGTGGTCACAGGTTCGATCAAAAGAACACTCGTCTATATCTGGAAGAACAGGGATGCAAGCCACTGAATCTGTCTTGGGGCACTCGACCCTGGGACCCCTTGCTTAGGTGGAGGACCCACATGAGGGGCCTTGACCCTCCCTCATGGCCCAGCCCTAGGATCAATGATTTAGCAGTGCCTACCCATCCCCTGTGCCCCCTCCACTTGTAGTCTTTGGAGTCAGGAACTGTGAGATCTGGTGCCCATGGATCAGGACCACCATATGTGGTTAGGCAGGTCAGATCCTGCCAAGGATTTGAATTAGGGAGAAATCCATCCCTCCTCCTTGCCAAGAGCAAGGTAGAGCTGGTCCATCAAGAGGAAGGGGTACGTTTGCTAATTTCAGCATGACACTGCCTATGGAGACTCTCCACAGTGTCCACTGACTTTCTCAGACTCCGGCCCTCTGGCCTCCCTGAAGCTCTCCTACCCCTAGAACCTCTCCCAAGGCTTTCCCCTTGGCCCACATCTGCTCACCCTGGCAGTTCCTTTCATTGATGAGAAGCTTATAGCCCTTCTTGCAGCTGCATTCAAAGCTGCCCACTGTGTTGCGGCAAATGTGGTCACAGCCCCCATTGTTCAAGCGGCACTCGTCTATGTCTGGGGAAGCAGAAAAAAGTAGAACCAAAGGTGATACCAAAGCCTGGGGACAACAAATAAGGAGatgacctccctccctccctcacagagacagagaaaatcaaGCAGAGCCCTGGGCCTGCTGTTCTgactcctctctcactctctagtCTGTTTCTTCCCTGTTCATGGGATCTGTGGTCATTAGGAACACCtttcctgggactgagccctgttaGAAAGGGACAGATGGGAAGCAGAGTCAGGCCCTCAAGGAATTGCCTAGAGTAGGAAGTAGGTAGGCATTCGAACCGGGGGGCTAGTTTCTGTCCTTCATTCTGTGGTGATGGCCGTTCCCCAAAAGGCTGGTGGGTAAGGTTTATCCCAtgctgtcccccacccctgcccggcCTAAGAGCCCTAGGCAATGGTGTGGGGGgtggcacagagaggtgaagatTCAAAGGGGCAGCCCTTCAGAGAGGAGGAGCTAGGAGAGAGCCAGGCACCAGGACCTCCAGGAGAGCCAGTGAGGCTGGGtagctgctgggggaggggtgggggccaggcagggggctGGACTGGGAGAGGTCTGGAGAGGCTCAGGCCTGAGGCGGCTTTCAGCACTAGGAAGGGAAGGGGGGCCCGTGAGCAGCTTCCTTCCTGAGGTCAAGTTCCCCAAGCTGGTGGCAGACAGGACCCAGGCTACTTACCCCtacttgggggagggggcagagagggcagTCTTCCACTTCACTCTTAGCATACCTGTCAACAGTCCTTCCCAGCAGGAAACCTCTCAACTCTGGCTGTCTGACCTgctgccccagccctccctgtctccccatcCTCTCTGCCAGCTGTTGGGCCAAAAGACACAAAGGAGGAGCTCAGTCCTCTTTCCAGGCCTCCTTGTGACCAGGCGACACAGACCTGATGAATCATTATTTCAGTATGGCTAccctccctttttcctccccccCACTCCACCTTTCTCCCAGACCTGGCTTattaaaaggaagggaaataggATGGACAATATGGGAAATTATAccataataatagttaacacaAGACACTTACCATctgtcaggtactgttctaagtactttttatataatttacatataactgATCTAATCCTTAGGACAAGCACCATTATTGTAgtggaactgaggcacagatgcTAAGTAACTTGCGCAGGattgcagagctgggatctgaacgcAGGTAGCCAGGCTCCAGCATCAGTGCTCCCAACTGccaccctcttctccctctgaccagtGTAGCCTTTCCACTTGGAAAGGTCTGGGGAATGTGGGTTAAGAAGGTTATGGAACACATCTGTGACCTTGTACACACACAGTCAGGGCTCAAAGATCCTTCTAGAGCCAGGGACAAATGAGAATGGCATGTTCATTAAGCAAGAGGGTTAGGGACCTGTAGGGGGATAGGAATGAGAGTAAGGAAAACAATGTAGGGTTGGGGCACTAAGGAGCTGGCCGGACTTTCGTGCCCCTTGAACTGAGGTGGGAAAGGCAGACGAGACAAGCCTTAGCCATGCCTTCGGTTCTTTCTAATCAGGACAGCCTCCGGGGGTTGAGGAGCTCCCATAATAGGTACTGTATCTCTGGTCCAAACCTCGGCCCCTTACCCCGATGCTCCTGTCCTCTGAGAGCCCTTACCTTTGCAGGTCTTCCTGTCTGGCTGCAGCATGAAGCCCACGGGGCAGCTGCAGTGGACGCCCGTGGCTGCATCGTGGCACTTACTGTCACAGCCCCCGTTGTTGACAGCACAGGTCTCTGTTTAGGAGGGAGGCACGGGGATGGTAATTGGGTTACTTGCTTGGAGGAATCCCAAACTTGAGGGGAGTAGAAAGCGGAGGCGCGAGGGAAGGCCTCAGCTGCCTCCCTGTGCTTTCGAAGGAGCATTCAGTGGAggctcccagcccccatccccTCACAAGTGCAGCCAAGCAGTCCACTTCCCTGCCCCCTACTTGATTGAAACAAGGTGGACAGCAGTGAGGCAGGTACAAGCCAGAGCTGTCAGGCAGGAATGCGctgagggggtggaggaggtggagCGGGGAGGGCGCAGGGAGGGATGGGAGCTAAGGAAGGGTGGTTCTCAGCCTCCAGGGAACAAGAAGGGACAGATAGGAGTCTCCTCCTTTTTCCGCCGACTATCTCTCTGGTGTCAGGGTGGGATAGTCTTGGGAAGAGTGAGCCTAGTGATCCCTAAGACAGCTGAGGGATGGCCACCAAttcatcttccccttcctccttgctCAGCTGTCTTAAAAAAAGGTCCCAGTTCCAGGCCTGACTGCTCATCCTCAGAGGAGAGGCACATACTTGGTCATTTCCCAGCCCCTCCTGGCTACCTCCAACTCCTCCCAAGCCCTCCTTTTAGTTCCAAATGGAGATAAGCTGgctgttctgttgttgttttcctttcctaATGGGGAGAGACTGGCTAGGNNNNNNNNNNNNNNNNNNNNNNNNNNNNNNNNNNNNNNNNNNNNNNNNNNNNNNNNNNNNNNNNNNNNNNNNNNNNNNNNNNNNNNNNNNNNNNNNNNNNNNNNNNNNNNNNNNNNNNNNNNNNNNNNNNNNNNNNNNNNNNNNNNNNNNNNNNNNNNNNNNNNNNNNNNNNNNNNNNNNNNNNNNNNNNNNNNNNNNNNNNNNNNNNNNNNNNNNNNNNNNNNNNNNNNNNNNNNNNNNNNNNNNNNNNNNNNNNNNNNNNNNNNNNNNNNNNNNNNNNNNNNNNNNNNNNNNNNNNNNNNNNNNNNNNNNNNNNNNNNNNNNNNNNNNNNNNNNNNNNNNNNNNNNNNNNNNNNNNNNNNNNNNNNNNNNNNNNNNNNNNNNNNNNNNNNNNNNNNNNGGGTATATGAAGGTAGATGAGAGCCAGAGCACCTCAAGGCTAAGTCTCTTCTCTTGCCCCGTCTTGACTGGTAAGTTCTCTCTTTGCTGAGGGGGTCACAGTAGGGGGAGTATGGATGGGTCACTCTCCCTATTTTCTGAATTCAGAGCAGGACATAAACAAGTTTAAACTGCAGCTCAGGAGAGTCAGGTAAGCCCAGGGGAAAACCATCAGTTCAAATAGTGCAAGGCCCTGACCCAGGGACTCTGGAGGAAGCATGGGCCATCCTCTGGGGAGGCTAGAGTTCTCCCATTGGAGAGACAAAATCCCAAGCCCTCTcccagggaagaaaggagagtggTTCTGTGAATCAAGGGAACTGAATGAGAAAAGCTGCCGAGAGTACTATCATTTTCTTGAATCTTTGACTGCTAAAACCCAGGCCCAACCCTTGTCACCAAGGGGACCACCAAGGCAAGGGTTCTAGAAGAAGCCCAACGCTACCTGTGGGTCCCCAGTCATGCCCTGGTTGCTCAAATGCCCAGGTTTAGGAGCAGCCACAGTGGGATCTCCTATGTACCACTCCCCCCCAGTCTCCTGTGATTCCCCAAGACCATGGGAGGAACTGGGAGGGAACCTTGAATTCGGGCTCCAAACCTAGCCATTCCCTCCAAGAGTGCTCTTAGTATAAGAAGAGGTCCCCCAAGGcctggagcagggggagagaacaGAGGTCCTGCGCCAGGACTAGGTAGGTTCGGAGGGACccagggtggggagcagcagagctggTACAACGTCCATCCAGTTCAGGCCAGGATGCCGGGCATAGCTGCCCTCCTGTGCAGGGCAGCGTTCGCCAGGCCAGGGTTGGGGTGGCAGGATGGCAGAGCCTCAACCCTTTGCTCTTCGGGTCACGGTATTAAGCCACAGTTTAATCTgtgcttgctctgtgccaggcacttagaTGCTCCGCACACactgtctcagttttctcagcaaCCCTAAGGGAGAACTCTGTCTCCCTGTCTAGAGAAGAGCAAACCAAGGATCAGAGAAGAAAGTAGCTTGCTGGAGGTTGTACAGgtaggaagtggcagaggcaggattcaaactcaggtcagTCTGAATTCAGGTGTCATGCTGGTACCCGTTACGGTGGGACAGAATGGTGAGTGATGCTGCTGTGAGCTGGTGTGGGTAAGAACCCAAGGACACGGCCCCACGGAGGGGATGGCCTCGAACTCTATCCCATCCCTGTCTCAGCCACCTAATGGGCACAATGGGTGAGCTGGAGCTGCTGGgtcttttgctgtgtagaaggcagagagagggagggggcagatggCAGGGCAAGGGTGAGGTGTtaagagggtgggagagggagaaggtggcaggagggagcaggagaggaaggagaggaggagagggacaggaacaaaaaagacaaaaccaacaTGAAGGCTCCTGGGCCAGCTCTTGGGGACTCGGGTGTCCTGTCACCGAATGGGCCCAGTACCCAAGCTGCAGGGGAGCCCTGCTGGTAGGCTGGAGTCCAGTCAGGCTGGGCCCAGTGGGCATGCGGTTAGTGGGAGCCCCAGCGGGTTAGCCCTTCCCCTAGCAAGCCAGTGAGAGCAAGCGGAGAGAGCAGACATATTTACCATTAGAAACGGCCTGAGGGGGGATGTGCTGCTCTAGCCGCCTTTCCCCTGTTTGACATTGTAAAAAAGCTGTTTAGATGCTGGGCAGCAGCCACTGTGGCCCACTGGGCCCcagtcccctcccttccctcctccacccctgtaGCCCCAAACCACTAACCCCAAGTGATGAGCCCTGAGACTCCTACACTTAGCTCCCCAGCCTTGTCCTGCCTTATCCTCAAAGAAGCCAGGCTCCCACCAGATGACTGATGGAAAACAGAGTCCCAGGGAGGGGCCGTCATGGTCCCAGTACCACACAGCATGccaaaggcagagctgggatgcaaTCTCAAATTTTACACGCTGCCAAGACCCAAAGGGTGCCCACCCTTTTGGCTAAACTCTACtgccctctctgtctccccactAAATTTGAAGGTCCTGGCGGCCCCAAACAATGACGTTTCCTCCTACCAGGGCTGGGGACAAAAATGTGATTAGGGCAAGGCAAACTAAGTTCTattggagaagagggagaggaactCGGGATGAATATAACTGTGAACCCTAGAGCTGCCTCATTTGCTCTCTTCTGCCTCGCTTAGCCATGGTCCAGAAGACAGAATGGGTCTCGCATTAGAGAAGAGCTCAAGCTTACTAGGGGTATTTTCAAAAGCAGCCATGCCCAGGACTATGTGAACAGAAGGCAACCAGAGAGGGACCTGGCCCCACATTCATGGGTCTGAGCTCTGTCCTGATACATGCAGCTTTTCTTTAAGGACCGCATGCAGTTTCTCTTGGAGGACTCTGGGGATGTGTGAGTGTGTCCAGGGGATGGTGGGAGGTTTAGGAAGCAGAAGAATTCGACTTAACGAGGAAAAAGATGAAAGGAGCTGGAACAAACCAGCCAGGAGGTGACATGAAGACCTAAAAATGTCCCAGGGTCTTTAAAGGGTTAGTTCAGAGGGAAACGTGTAGCGGGAGAGAGTGTGTGCCGGTCTCGAGCAGGTACTCAGAGGACACGTTTAAGAGCACCATTTGCTCCCCTGTTCCTGTGTCTGGGGGTTAGGGCAATGCTGTCTGCAGAGACGGGCGGGGTCtctggggagagatggggagagtcTGGTTCTTAAGCCGAATGTCATGTCTCTGACGAATACAAAGAGCAACTGTGTTCACGCTTCCTCGTCCTCCGCATGTTGTAGTGCATGAGATGACTGGCATCCGTAAATACCCGTGCCCACAGAATAAGCTCGCCCCTGCCTGGCTCCAGACACAGCCTTTCTCCCTGCCCAAAcccttccctttcatttcccACTTCTCCAGGGGCACGCCTTGTCCCATCGTCTTTCTCAGTACTCTGTGAGCACATAGTAATTGGCCTTCACAAAAGTCCTAAAGACAGAAGGGGTGAGGAATTAAACTTCAGGAATCAAGGAATTAAACCCAGCTATGGTACCTGACGGTATGTGAGGTAAGGCCTAGGAATCCAGGAAAAGGGATCCAGGTGTTAAGAAGGCCCCAATCGGGGCAAGAGGGATGGAAGGCTGGAGCTGGTGGGGCAGTGGAGGGCTGCAGGCAGAGgtgtggaggagagaggagggggtgcgggcgcgggggaggggagcgggcaGGGGTACATAGGacggagaggaagaagaaacctGGAGTCAGGAAACCCCATTTGTCAGTTCAGGGCTGGTTGTTCCAGGAAAGGGCGctgtgtgtcccccccccccccccccagttccaGAGCAGGGACGGTGGGCTGTGACAGCTCCCATCTTACCACACGAGTCCCCCGGGGCCTCGGGTCAGGCTCCGTCAGCCACGTGGCCCCagctctcctccccctctcaaGCACAGCCTTGGTCAACAAGCACCTCTGCTAATTATTCCCACTTTGGCAACACTTTATCCTGGATAAAGAGGACGGCGAGGGCCcccgggggtggggcaggagaacGAGCGGGCTGGGGAGGAGAAGTGGGTGAGGCCTGCAAGCTCTCAGGGTTGTCCCTCACTAGCCCTGGCCTTGTCGTCTGGCTCTTCAGTACACTCACCGGTCATTCTGCGCCCAGCACCCGGGCCCCAGGTTCTCCCCCTCGCCCCTGGTTCTCCAGGGCCCCGACTCCCACCCTCGCCCCATCCCAGGCGGACTCGCGTTCACGGGCCTCACCCACCGATGCACGTCTTCCCGTCGGTATGGAGCACGAACTTGACATGGCAGCCGCACCGGGGACCCTGCTCTGTGTCATCGCACGTGTGCTGGCAGCCACCATTACCGTAGTTGCACGTCACTGTGCAGAGAGGGTGGGAGGCCTGTCAGCTTGCTGCTCCCCGGGCCCCAGCGTTCTCCACAGCACGGAGACTGGCTCTCTGCTCTAGCTGCCTCTCCCACGCTCCCTTTTCCTCCCACGTCTTGCTGCCCAGTCCCTGTGCGCTTCTCCCTCACTGCCATCCCAGTTCTCTCACGTTTACAGTCCCGTTGGTTCTTGGTGAGCTCGAAGCCAGGGCGGCATTCACAGGCAATACCCCCTTTGGGTGTCTCCCGGCAGATGTGAGCACAGCCGTGGTTCTTGTTCATACAATTCATTCCTTctaaaagggaagaggagggaggtgaGTGCTCCGTATGCCTGGATGCCTAGAGGAAGAGGAACTAGGGGGACAGTGGGGCCTAGGAGATTGGAGAGAATCCACTGAGGCTGCCCCATAGTAACCTCAATCCCACACTGATCCCAACCCCAAATGAATTCCCCCACATTTTGCTCCAACACACTGTCTGTCCATGGAGCCCTTAAGGATGTGACTGTGTTGAGGGACAAGAGAGGAAGGAGCCGGTGGGGTTGAGAACAGAGGGTGAGACCCAGGGGGTTTTGAGGGAAAACTCCCCCGCAGGTGGAGAGAAGCCTGGGGTGCAGGGCTGGGCCCTCCCGGGTCGTGGGCTGACCTTCTGGCCGCTGGATGCAGGTGTGCTG encodes the following:
- the SCUBE3 gene encoding signal peptide, CUB and EGF-like domain-containing protein 3 isoform X1, which codes for MGSGRVPGLCLLVLLVHARAAQHSKAAQDVDECVEGTDNCHIDAICQNTPRSYKCICKSGYTGDGKHCKDVDECEREDNAGCVHDCVNIPGNYRCTCYDGFHLAHDGHNCLDVDECAEGNGGCQQSCVNMMGSYECHCREGFFLSDNQHTCIQRPEEGMNCMNKNHGCAHICRETPKGGIACECRPGFELTKNQRDCKLTCNYGNGGCQHTCDDTEQGPRCGCHVKFVLHTDGKTCIETCAVNNGGCDSKCHDAATGVHCSCPVGFMLQPDRKTCKDIDECRLNNGGCDHICRNTVGSFECSCKKGYKLLINERNCQDIDECSFDRTCDHICVNTPGSFQCLCHHGYLLYGVTHCGDVDECSINRGGCRFGCINTPGSYQCTCPAGQGRLHWNGKDCTEPVKCQSSPGASKAMLSCNRSGKKDTCALTCPSRARFSPESENGFTVSCGTPSPRATPARAGHTGNSTNSNHCHEAAVLSVKQRASFKIKDAKCRLHLRNKGKMEEASRILGQGGAPCSDCQVTFIHLKCDSSRKGKGRRARTPPGKEVTRLTLELEAEVRAEETTAACGLPCLRQRMERRLKGSLKMLRKSINQDRFLLRLAGLDYELAHKPGPGAGERAELVETCRPGQHRAGAKCVSCPQGTYYHGQTEQCVPCPAGTFQEREGQLSCDLCPGSDAHGPLGATNVTTCAGQCSPGQYSVDGFKPCQPCPRGTYQPEAGRTLCFPCGGGLTTKHEGAISFQDCDTKVQCSPGHYYNTSIHRCIRCAMGSYQPDFRQNFCTRCPGNTSTDFDGSTSVAQCKNRQCGGELGEFTGYIESPNYPGNYPAGVECIWNINPPPKRKILIVVPEIFLPSEDECGDVLVMRKNSSPSSITTYETCQTYERPIAFTARSRKLWINFKTSEANSARGFQIPYVTYDEDYEQLVEDIVRDGRLYASENHQEILKDKKLIKAFFEVLAHPQNYFKYTEKHKEMLPKSFIKLLRSKVSSFLRPYK
- the SCUBE3 gene encoding signal peptide, CUB and EGF-like domain-containing protein 3 isoform X2: MGSGRVPGLCLLVLLVHARAAQHSKAAQDVDECVEGTDNCHIDAICQNTPRSYKCICKSGYTGDGKHCKDVDECEREDNAGCVHDCVNIPGNYRCTCYDGFHLAHDGHNCLDVDECAEGNGGCQQSCVNMMGSYECHCREGFFLSDNQHTCIQRPEGMNCMNKNHGCAHICRETPKGGIACECRPGFELTKNQRDCKLTCNYGNGGCQHTCDDTEQGPRCGCHVKFVLHTDGKTCIETCAVNNGGCDSKCHDAATGVHCSCPVGFMLQPDRKTCKDIDECRLNNGGCDHICRNTVGSFECSCKKGYKLLINERNCQDIDECSFDRTCDHICVNTPGSFQCLCHHGYLLYGVTHCGDVDECSINRGGCRFGCINTPGSYQCTCPAGQGRLHWNGKDCTEPVKCQSSPGASKAMLSCNRSGKKDTCALTCPSRARFSPESENGFTVSCGTPSPRATPARAGHTGNSTNSNHCHEAAVLSVKQRASFKIKDAKCRLHLRNKGKMEEASRILGQGGAPCSDCQVTFIHLKCDSSRKGKGRRARTPPGKEVTRLTLELEAEVRAEETTAACGLPCLRQRMERRLKGSLKMLRKSINQDRFLLRLAGLDYELAHKPGPGAGERAELVETCRPGQHRAGAKCVSCPQGTYYHGQTEQCVPCPAGTFQEREGQLSCDLCPGSDAHGPLGATNVTTCAGQCSPGQYSVDGFKPCQPCPRGTYQPEAGRTLCFPCGGGLTTKHEGAISFQDCDTKVQCSPGHYYNTSIHRCIRCAMGSYQPDFRQNFCTRCPGNTSTDFDGSTSVAQCKNRQCGGELGEFTGYIESPNYPGNYPAGVECIWNINPPPKRKILIVVPEIFLPSEDECGDVLVMRKNSSPSSITTYETCQTYERPIAFTARSRKLWINFKTSEANSARGFQIPYVTYDEDYEQLVEDIVRDGRLYASENHQEILKDKKLIKAFFEVLAHPQNYFKYTEKHKEMLPKSFIKLLRSKVSSFLRPYK